One Triticum dicoccoides isolate Atlit2015 ecotype Zavitan chromosome 4B, WEW_v2.0, whole genome shotgun sequence genomic window carries:
- the LOC119295266 gene encoding myb-related protein 308-like — MGRSPCCEKAHTNKGAWTKEEDQRLIAYIKAHGEGCWRSLPKAAGLLRCGKSCRLRWINYLRPDLKRGNFTEEEDELIIKLHELLGNKWSLIAGRLPGRTDNEIKNYWNTHIKRKLLARGMDPHTHRPLNAIAAAAMPAQQQQQLRAAHERHFAAATPGGHHLQPQQQDPFAALSNSAEPSCSHSSDDEPAGSATPPPPSRRHLGIDLNLSISLAPYQPDDPAVKQEAATTGSQNNATTSTSAVCMCLNRLGFQGAGEGCRCGGASSVPMQQQASSAQRMFRFIAPLEGGGQ; from the exons ATGGGTAGGTCCCCGTGCTGCGAGAAGGCGCACACCAACAAGGGCGCCTGGACCAAGGAGGAGGACCAGCGCCTCATCGCCTACATCAAGGCCCATGGCGAGGGCTGCTGGAGGTCCCTCCCCAAAGCCGCAG GGCTGCTGCGGTGCGGGAAGAGCTGCAGGCTGCGGTGGATCAACTACCTGAGGCCGGACCTCAAACGGGGGAActtcaccgaggaggaggacgagctcATCATCAAGCTCCACGAGCTGCTCGGCAACAA GTGGTCGCTCATCGCCGGGAGGCTGCCGGGGAGGACGGACAACGAGATCAAGAACTACTGGAACACGCACATCAAGCGCAAGCTCCTGGCCCGCGGCATGGACCCGCACACCCACCGCCCGCTCAATGCCATCGCGGCGGCCGCCATGCccgcgcagcagcagcagcagctccggGCCGCGCACGAACGCCACTTCGCTGCTGCCACACCCGGTGGCCACCACCTCCAGCCGCAGCAGCAGGATCCCTTCGCGGCTCTCTCCAACTCAGCCGAACCCTCCTGCAGCCACAGCAGCGACGACGAGCCGGCCGGCTCCGccacgccgccgccaccgtcgcgaCGGCACCTCGGCATCGACCTCAACCTCTCCATCAGCCTCGCGCCCTACCAGCCAGACGACCCAGCGGTGAAACAGGAGGCAGCAACGACGGGGAGCCAGAACAATGCAACAACGTCCACGTCGGCGGTGTGCATGTGCTTGAACCGCCTCGGGTTCCAGGGCGCCGGCGAGGGATGCCGCTGCGGCGGCGCTTCCTCCGTGCCCATGCAGCAGCAGGCCAGCAGCGCGCAGCGCATGTTTAGATTCATCGCACCACTAGAGGGAGGAGGCCAATAG